One window from the genome of Scatophagus argus isolate fScaArg1 chromosome 13, fScaArg1.pri, whole genome shotgun sequence encodes:
- the LOC124069255 gene encoding uncharacterized protein LOC124069255 isoform X3, with amino-acid sequence MEGEPEESDEDVRGGDKPTVLWEKCIQQSIFVDLSEDESLHISDLESSLALHLSRVESAASETSIHLSAGSAELSAIDVTSSESSIVSSQSERVVENKSSKQHLSSQRPNTRLDELPLNPGYEDPGQNTSDEDQDDLPYDGDLGSLYFNQTANSEGKMTSDGRETVHASPDVPGLLKCNRRDGDDAVEHSVSVKCNPEKSASLENAKPKQDNIFDASKPGNVTSLCPCPADINQLLLRHFSQEELLQSCKLIEAETLPEVSLLESVDDTVLNWNPLSNNTTITSDCSDSLSCNSEIKQSFCSGRTDDKSRTASRNSSLEQEAERKVENVTSAATDSITSSSANIDSKQGSGDTNVMDVSELEKPEDDQILRVPLLRTRSFNEMKYGQGQVHYPLPDFSKVAPKVKIPKVSSGSARPASQIPSTMHRTQSSPGMLEVISRVLEDSVQPPEKPYVFKDEHRSPPALVHHLQAEYDKLLTKYAEAENLIDQMRVGTRAQPSSELMLYLECDDDQQVNLPAAEGSHLGSLALHLPPSGETTPQSNFKEMSTASSIQPEEGPSDGERMTAELRDIISQFMQKVEEFKLSVSNISVSTAEQQMMLRSMMEAQDQLERKYISKKEEHRALEMQNYMGLSRNTGTFDPNRLVEGDIFRIGMFLEDIKEMIDKNMCEQITPPHSSSTPIPMNEVLHVKPTPLCMSTLSPTPSQQEGPSAGFFTVGYKMETREEEEKEEQVEDASEVHGEFLTSDSLLKNTGHSSYVSRRSLGSLEGLDIQTAEAEAERSSILSEVTDHSNILEFLSGTRSSSEQRHHTPDSRSTPASVLSPVGECDLGDCVSLAVEVSSSDAPRDPDSHSLSEPPLNTSSVLQRIVSPETDSGFGSSYLNQSASGPFQSTLLTESVHSQKEALSSSDSEGSCSNLQTAIHSASLTSQKWASPHPSVKIQSRGAAVAVQQWVESTTKEPSVSLQDQTGSEWTPPARLHHRVSEPILSTTMDTEERGSPLYSCSCNSEAILALQSEVSRLKKDLEEGLVQLPHLAQKMDYLTSKYRLQEPRSKTRPQSHHKPACNSVWKPLSSTQDVSNVSSSQVRIEDWISSDMDPSNGKGTDSDTAGSEVMLQFPDWPVSRWRSPKFQNKLHGALQSSRGSEGKGSIKSSALTSSSLKEKASYSHAKQRPQTITESFYSKERWSLFSSPSLQKPLLQVSYASSSSLPASYKVREPPVQSTSHGRKRSTQSDTALLPSNVYFQRTLSGPSKTGSRTGRSRGSKEEEMNRTLDQAIEMAHNMKRTTERMAKRLSADLAKAQLHRKQNSMQPLGGRKHHAL; translated from the exons ATGGAGGGAGAACCGGAGGAATCAGATGAGGATGTTCGGGGAGGGGACAAGCCCACTGTACTCTGGGAGAAGTGCATTCAGCAGAGCATCTTTGTTGACCTGAGTGAGGATGAAAGTCTCCACATTAGTGATCTGGAGAGTTCTTTAGCCTTACATCTGTCCCGGGTGGAGTCTGCTGCCTCGGAGACCAGCATCCACCTCAGTG CAGGGAGTGCAGAGCTGTCAGCCATAGATGTCACCTCCTCAGAGTCCAGTATTGTTAGCAGTCAGAGTGAGAGGGTggtagaaaacaaaagcagcaaacagCATCTGTCTAGCCAAAGACCAAACACCAGGCTAGATGAACTTCCCTTAAACCCAGGGTATGAGGACCCGGGGCAGAACACTAGTGATGAGGATCAAGACGACCTGCCCTATGATGGTGACCTTGGGAGCCTGTACTTCAACCAGACGGCTAACTCTGAGGGCAAAATGACCTCTGATGGAAGAGAAACTGTTCATGCAAGTCCTGATGTTCCTGGTTTGCTTAAATGTAACAGAAGAGATGGAGATGATGCTGTTGAACACTCGGTTTCTGTAAAATGTAACCCTGAAAAATCGGCGTCTTTGGAGAATGCCAAACCCAAACAGGACAACATTTTTGATGCTTCAAAGCCAGGTAATGTTACCTCATTGTGCCCCTGCCCTGCAGACATTAACCAGTTGCTGCTGCGACACTTCTCTCAGGAGGAGTTGCTACAGTCCTGCAAGCTGATTGAGGCAGAGACCCTGCCAGAGGTTTCCCTGCTGGAGAGTGTGGATGACACTGTTTTAAACTGGAATCCACTATCCAATAATACAACAATCACTAGTGACTGCTCAGATAGCCTTTCATGCAATTCTGAAATCAAACAGAGTTTCTGTTCTGGCAGGACTGATGACAAGAGTAGGACTGCATCCAGGAATTCAAGTTTAGAGCAAGAAGCAGAAAGGAAAGTTGAAAATGTCACCTCTGCTGCTACTGACAGCATTACATCCAGCTCTGCAAATATAGACTCAAAGCAGGGCAGTGGGGATACAAATGTCATGGATGTATCAGAGCTGGAAAAACCCGAAGATGATCAGATTCTAAGAGTCCCACTTCTGCGCACTAGGTCCTTCAATGAGATGAAGTATGGCCAAGGTCAAGTCCATTACCCACTCCCTGATTTCTCCAAAGTTGCTCCCAAGGTAAAAATACCCAAAGTTTCAAGTGGATCAGCCAGACCTGCTTCTCAGATCCCCAGTACCATGCACAGAACCCAGTCCTCTCCAGGGATGCTAGAGGTGATCAGCAGAGTCCTGGAGGATTCAGTCCAGCCACCAGAGAAGCCCTACGTCTTCAAAGATGAGCACAGGTCTCCTCCAGCACTAGTGCATCACCTGCAG GCTGAATATGATAAATTATTAACCAAATATGCTGAGGCAGAGAACCTTATAGATCAAATGAGAGTAGGAACCAGA GCTCAGCCCTCCTCAGAACTGATGCTTTATTTAGAGTGTGATGATGATCAACAGGTAAACTTACCTGCCGCTGAGGGAAGCCATCTTGGATCCTTGGCTCTTCACCTTCCCCCATCAg GAGAAACTACCCCCCAGAGCAACTTTAAAGAGATGAGCACAGCTTCTTCCATCCAGCCTGAAGAGGGTCCCAGTGATGGGGAAAGAATGACTGCTGAGCTGAGAGACATCATCAGCCAGTTCATGCAGAAG GTGGAAGAATTCAAATTGAGTGTAAGCAACATATCAGTCAGCACAGCAGAACAGCAAATG ATGCTGAGGAGCATGATGGAGGCTCAGGAccagctggaaagaaaatacaTCAGTAAGAAGGAGGAGCACAGAGCTCTGGAGATGCAAAACTACATGGGCCTGTCCAGGAATACTGGCACCTTCGACCCAAACAG gctggTGGAGGGAGACATATTCAGGATAGGGATGTTCCTTGAGGACATAAAAGAAATGATAGATAAAAATATGTGTGAGCAGATTACCCCACCCCACTCATCCTCCACTCCCATACCCATGAATGAGGTGCTGCATGTGAAGCCCACTCCTCTCTGCATGTCTACACTCTCACCTACACCATCCCAGCAAGAG GGGCCAAGTGCAGGTTTTTTCACTGTGGGTTATAAGATGGAGACacgggaggaggaagaaaaagaggagcaaGTGGAGGATGCCAGTGAGGTCCATGGAGAATTCCTAACAAGTGACTCTTTACTGAAAAATACTGGACACAGCAGCTATGTTTCAAG GCGCTCACTGGGCTCTCTGGAGGGACTGGACATCcaaacagctgaggctgaagcGGAGAGGAGCTCCATCTTGTCAGAGGTGACAGATCACAGTAACATCTTAGAATTCTTGAGTGGAACGAGGTCATCCTCGGAACAGAGACATCACACACCTGACAG TCGTAGCACCCCAGCTAGTGTCCTTAGCCCAGTGGGTGAATGTGATCTGGGTGATTGTGTGAGTCTGGCTGTTGAGGTCTCCTCCTCTGATGCACCCAGAGACCCGGACTCCCACAGCCTGTCAGAGCCTCCTCTCAACACCTCATCTGTATTGCAG AGGATTGTGAGCccagagacagacagcggaTTTGGGAGTTCTTACTTGAATCAATCAGCTTCTGGACCATTTCAATCAACTCTGCTGACAGAAAG TGTGCACTCCCAGAAAGAGGCTTTAAGTAGCTCAGACAGTGAGGGCTCCTGCTCCAATCTTCAGACAGCCATCCATTCAGCCAGCCTCACCAGCCAGAAGTGGGCCAGTCCCCACCCATCTGTCAAAATACAGTCCCGTGGTGCAGCAGTGGCAGTGCAGCAGTGGGTGGAGAGCACCACTAAGGAGCCTTCAGTCAGCCTGCAGG ACCAAACAGGATCTGAATGGACCCCACCGGCCCGGCTCCATCACCGCGTATCTGAACCCATACTCAGCACCACCATGGATACAGAAGAGAGAGGCAGCCCACTGTACTCCTGCTCTTGCAACAG TGAGGCCATCCTGGCCTTGCAGTCGGAGGTGTCCAGGCTGAAGAAGGACCTGGAGGAGGGCTTGGTCCAGCTGCCTCACCTAGCGCAGAAGATGGACTACCTCACATCCAAATACAGACTGCAGGAACCCAGGTCTAAAACCAGACCCCAGAGCCACCACAAGCCAGCCTGCAACAG TGTTTGGAAGCCATTGAGTAGCACACAGGATGTGAGCAATGTGAGCTCCAGTCAAGTGAGAATAGAAGACTGGATCTCTTCAGACATGGACCCCAGCAATGGCAAAG GTACAGATAGTGACACAGCTGGCTCTGAGGTCATGTTGCAGTTCCCTGATTGGCCTGTCAGCAGGTGGAGATCACCTAAGTTTCAAAACAAACTTCATGGGGCACTGCAGTCCAGCAGAG GGTCAGAGGGAAAAGGTTCAATTAAATCCTCCGCTCTGACCAGCTCCAGTTTAAAAGAGAAGGCTTCTTACAGCCATGCCAAGCAGAGACCACAAA CCATCACGGAGAGTTTTTACTCCAAGGAGAGATggtctcttttctcctctccatctcttcagAAGCCCCTTCTCCAGGTCAGCTACGCCTCCTCCAGCAGCCTGCCTGCAAG CTATAAAGTGAGGGAGCCGCCAGTGCAATCCACGTCCCATGGCAGAAAGCGCTCCACCCAGTCAGACACGGCACTCCTGCCCAGCAATGTGTACTTCCAGCGGACACTGTCAGGGCCCTCTAAGACTGGCAGCAGGACGGGCCGAAGCAGAGGGAGCAAG GAGGAAGAAATGAACAGGACTCTGGACCAGGCTATTGAGATGGCCCACAACATGAAGAGGACCACAGAACGAATGGCCAAGAGACTGTCAGCTGACCTGGCCAAGGCTCAGCttcacaggaaacagaacagcatgcagccactagggggcaggAAACACCATGCATTATAA
- the LOC124069255 gene encoding uncharacterized protein LOC124069255 isoform X4 produces MEGEPEESDEDVRGGDKPTVLWEKCIQQSIFVDLSEDESLHISDLESSLALHLSRVESAASETSIHLSAGSAELSAIDVTSSESSIVSSQSERVVENKSSKQHLSSQRPNTRLDELPLNPGYEDPGQNTSDEDQDDLPYDGDLGSLYFNQTANSEGKMTSDGRETVHASPDVPGLLKCNRRDGDDAVEHSVSVKCNPEKSASLENAKPKQDNIFDASKPGNVTSLCPCPADINQLLLRHFSQEELLQSCKLIEAETLPEVSLLESVDDTVLNWNPLSNNTTITSDCSDSLSCNSEIKQSFCSGRTDDKSRTASRNSSLEQEAERKVENVTSAATDSITSSSANIDSKQGSGDTNVMDVSELEKPEDDQILRVPLLRTRSFNEMKYGQGQVHYPLPDFSKVAPKVKIPKVSSGSARPASQIPSTMHRTQSSPGMLEVISRVLEDSVQPPEKPYVFKDEHRSPPALVHHLQAEYDKLLTKYAEAENLIDQMRVGTRAQPSSELMLYLECDDDQQVNLPAAEGSHLGSLALHLPPSGETTPQSNFKEMSTASSIQPEEGPSDGERMTAELRDIISQFMQKVEEFKLSVSNISVSTAEQQMMLRSMMEAQDQLERKYISKKEEHRALEMQNYMGLSRNTGTFDPNRLVEGDIFRIGMFLEDIKEMIDKNMCEQITPPHSSSTPIPMNEVLHVKPTPLCMSTLSPTPSQQEGPSAGFFTVGYKMETREEEEKEEQVEDASEVHGEFLTSDSLLKNTGHSSYVSRRSLGSLEGLDIQTAEAEAERSSILSEVTDHSNILEFLSGTRSSSEQRHHTPDSRSTPASVLSPVGECDLGDCVSLAVEVSSSDAPRDPDSHSLSEPPLNTSSVLQRIVSPETDSGFGSSYLNQSASGPFQSTLLTESVHSQKEALSSSDSEGSCSNLQTAIHSASLTSQKWASPHPSVKIQSRGAAVAVQQWVESTTKEPSVSLQGSEWTPPARLHHRVSEPILSTTMDTEERGSPLYSCSCNSEAILALQSEVSRLKKDLEEGLVQLPHLAQKMDYLTSKYRLQEPRSKTRPQSHHKPACNSVWKPLSSTQDVSNVSSSQVRIEDWISSDMDPSNGKGTDSDTAGSEVMLQFPDWPVSRWRSPKFQNKLHGALQSSRGSEGKGSIKSSALTSSSLKEKASYSHAKQRPQTAITESFYSKERWSLFSSPSLQKPLLQVSYASSSSLPASYKVREPPVQSTSHGRKRSTQSDTALLPSNVYFQRTLSGPSKTGSRTGRSRGSKEEEMNRTLDQAIEMAHNMKRTTERMAKRLSADLAKAQLHRKQNSMQPLGGRKHHAL; encoded by the exons ATGGAGGGAGAACCGGAGGAATCAGATGAGGATGTTCGGGGAGGGGACAAGCCCACTGTACTCTGGGAGAAGTGCATTCAGCAGAGCATCTTTGTTGACCTGAGTGAGGATGAAAGTCTCCACATTAGTGATCTGGAGAGTTCTTTAGCCTTACATCTGTCCCGGGTGGAGTCTGCTGCCTCGGAGACCAGCATCCACCTCAGTG CAGGGAGTGCAGAGCTGTCAGCCATAGATGTCACCTCCTCAGAGTCCAGTATTGTTAGCAGTCAGAGTGAGAGGGTggtagaaaacaaaagcagcaaacagCATCTGTCTAGCCAAAGACCAAACACCAGGCTAGATGAACTTCCCTTAAACCCAGGGTATGAGGACCCGGGGCAGAACACTAGTGATGAGGATCAAGACGACCTGCCCTATGATGGTGACCTTGGGAGCCTGTACTTCAACCAGACGGCTAACTCTGAGGGCAAAATGACCTCTGATGGAAGAGAAACTGTTCATGCAAGTCCTGATGTTCCTGGTTTGCTTAAATGTAACAGAAGAGATGGAGATGATGCTGTTGAACACTCGGTTTCTGTAAAATGTAACCCTGAAAAATCGGCGTCTTTGGAGAATGCCAAACCCAAACAGGACAACATTTTTGATGCTTCAAAGCCAGGTAATGTTACCTCATTGTGCCCCTGCCCTGCAGACATTAACCAGTTGCTGCTGCGACACTTCTCTCAGGAGGAGTTGCTACAGTCCTGCAAGCTGATTGAGGCAGAGACCCTGCCAGAGGTTTCCCTGCTGGAGAGTGTGGATGACACTGTTTTAAACTGGAATCCACTATCCAATAATACAACAATCACTAGTGACTGCTCAGATAGCCTTTCATGCAATTCTGAAATCAAACAGAGTTTCTGTTCTGGCAGGACTGATGACAAGAGTAGGACTGCATCCAGGAATTCAAGTTTAGAGCAAGAAGCAGAAAGGAAAGTTGAAAATGTCACCTCTGCTGCTACTGACAGCATTACATCCAGCTCTGCAAATATAGACTCAAAGCAGGGCAGTGGGGATACAAATGTCATGGATGTATCAGAGCTGGAAAAACCCGAAGATGATCAGATTCTAAGAGTCCCACTTCTGCGCACTAGGTCCTTCAATGAGATGAAGTATGGCCAAGGTCAAGTCCATTACCCACTCCCTGATTTCTCCAAAGTTGCTCCCAAGGTAAAAATACCCAAAGTTTCAAGTGGATCAGCCAGACCTGCTTCTCAGATCCCCAGTACCATGCACAGAACCCAGTCCTCTCCAGGGATGCTAGAGGTGATCAGCAGAGTCCTGGAGGATTCAGTCCAGCCACCAGAGAAGCCCTACGTCTTCAAAGATGAGCACAGGTCTCCTCCAGCACTAGTGCATCACCTGCAG GCTGAATATGATAAATTATTAACCAAATATGCTGAGGCAGAGAACCTTATAGATCAAATGAGAGTAGGAACCAGA GCTCAGCCCTCCTCAGAACTGATGCTTTATTTAGAGTGTGATGATGATCAACAGGTAAACTTACCTGCCGCTGAGGGAAGCCATCTTGGATCCTTGGCTCTTCACCTTCCCCCATCAg GAGAAACTACCCCCCAGAGCAACTTTAAAGAGATGAGCACAGCTTCTTCCATCCAGCCTGAAGAGGGTCCCAGTGATGGGGAAAGAATGACTGCTGAGCTGAGAGACATCATCAGCCAGTTCATGCAGAAG GTGGAAGAATTCAAATTGAGTGTAAGCAACATATCAGTCAGCACAGCAGAACAGCAAATG ATGCTGAGGAGCATGATGGAGGCTCAGGAccagctggaaagaaaatacaTCAGTAAGAAGGAGGAGCACAGAGCTCTGGAGATGCAAAACTACATGGGCCTGTCCAGGAATACTGGCACCTTCGACCCAAACAG gctggTGGAGGGAGACATATTCAGGATAGGGATGTTCCTTGAGGACATAAAAGAAATGATAGATAAAAATATGTGTGAGCAGATTACCCCACCCCACTCATCCTCCACTCCCATACCCATGAATGAGGTGCTGCATGTGAAGCCCACTCCTCTCTGCATGTCTACACTCTCACCTACACCATCCCAGCAAGAG GGGCCAAGTGCAGGTTTTTTCACTGTGGGTTATAAGATGGAGACacgggaggaggaagaaaaagaggagcaaGTGGAGGATGCCAGTGAGGTCCATGGAGAATTCCTAACAAGTGACTCTTTACTGAAAAATACTGGACACAGCAGCTATGTTTCAAG GCGCTCACTGGGCTCTCTGGAGGGACTGGACATCcaaacagctgaggctgaagcGGAGAGGAGCTCCATCTTGTCAGAGGTGACAGATCACAGTAACATCTTAGAATTCTTGAGTGGAACGAGGTCATCCTCGGAACAGAGACATCACACACCTGACAG TCGTAGCACCCCAGCTAGTGTCCTTAGCCCAGTGGGTGAATGTGATCTGGGTGATTGTGTGAGTCTGGCTGTTGAGGTCTCCTCCTCTGATGCACCCAGAGACCCGGACTCCCACAGCCTGTCAGAGCCTCCTCTCAACACCTCATCTGTATTGCAG AGGATTGTGAGCccagagacagacagcggaTTTGGGAGTTCTTACTTGAATCAATCAGCTTCTGGACCATTTCAATCAACTCTGCTGACAGAAAG TGTGCACTCCCAGAAAGAGGCTTTAAGTAGCTCAGACAGTGAGGGCTCCTGCTCCAATCTTCAGACAGCCATCCATTCAGCCAGCCTCACCAGCCAGAAGTGGGCCAGTCCCCACCCATCTGTCAAAATACAGTCCCGTGGTGCAGCAGTGGCAGTGCAGCAGTGGGTGGAGAGCACCACTAAGGAGCCTTCAGTCAGCCTGCAGG GATCTGAATGGACCCCACCGGCCCGGCTCCATCACCGCGTATCTGAACCCATACTCAGCACCACCATGGATACAGAAGAGAGAGGCAGCCCACTGTACTCCTGCTCTTGCAACAG TGAGGCCATCCTGGCCTTGCAGTCGGAGGTGTCCAGGCTGAAGAAGGACCTGGAGGAGGGCTTGGTCCAGCTGCCTCACCTAGCGCAGAAGATGGACTACCTCACATCCAAATACAGACTGCAGGAACCCAGGTCTAAAACCAGACCCCAGAGCCACCACAAGCCAGCCTGCAACAG TGTTTGGAAGCCATTGAGTAGCACACAGGATGTGAGCAATGTGAGCTCCAGTCAAGTGAGAATAGAAGACTGGATCTCTTCAGACATGGACCCCAGCAATGGCAAAG GTACAGATAGTGACACAGCTGGCTCTGAGGTCATGTTGCAGTTCCCTGATTGGCCTGTCAGCAGGTGGAGATCACCTAAGTTTCAAAACAAACTTCATGGGGCACTGCAGTCCAGCAGAG GGTCAGAGGGAAAAGGTTCAATTAAATCCTCCGCTCTGACCAGCTCCAGTTTAAAAGAGAAGGCTTCTTACAGCCATGCCAAGCAGAGACCACAAA CAGCCATCACGGAGAGTTTTTACTCCAAGGAGAGATggtctcttttctcctctccatctcttcagAAGCCCCTTCTCCAGGTCAGCTACGCCTCCTCCAGCAGCCTGCCTGCAAG CTATAAAGTGAGGGAGCCGCCAGTGCAATCCACGTCCCATGGCAGAAAGCGCTCCACCCAGTCAGACACGGCACTCCTGCCCAGCAATGTGTACTTCCAGCGGACACTGTCAGGGCCCTCTAAGACTGGCAGCAGGACGGGCCGAAGCAGAGGGAGCAAG GAGGAAGAAATGAACAGGACTCTGGACCAGGCTATTGAGATGGCCCACAACATGAAGAGGACCACAGAACGAATGGCCAAGAGACTGTCAGCTGACCTGGCCAAGGCTCAGCttcacaggaaacagaacagcatgcagccactagggggcaggAAACACCATGCATTATAA